Part of the Poecilia reticulata strain Guanapo linkage group LG2, Guppy_female_1.0+MT, whole genome shotgun sequence genome is shown below.
CATCCAAAGTCATCCTCGACATGGGCAACCTCCAGGACACCCTGGAGGCTGCAAACTTCTTGCAGGTCATGCCTGTTCTGAGCTTCTGCAACGAGCTTCTGAGCAGCGAGGTGAGAAgcttcttgacttttttttttacatgttgaacAGTGCTGGTTTGCAATCCAGGCCTCTTCCTCAAAGGCCTCTCAAGTCCTCCAAGACAACACCAcaataaatgcttttacatTACAAATTTGCACAAATCTTTAGTCaattttctgctaaaaaaaacagcaacacacaaTTTCCGATAAATTGCGAAATcccgttaaataagaaatttaattgaaatgKTAATAARCTTTCATCATCTTTCAGCCATCAGTCTGTCTTATTCAGGCATTGGAGAGACAAGCCTCTTATATATTTGCGAGCGGCTACGTAGGCGCCGTTTTGGAGAAACTGTAATCGGCAATTTTACACGagagctatggattcaacacaCTGGAATGATgcacaacattttatgaactgtgtgatgttGAGAGAGCTCTGGTAGAACTAGCTGTACATTGTCAGAAAACCCCCagcaaaaaaaaccttcatcctcctactacttcctgtctccTTCTTCGtggttttcaccagtagtaacatccagctgttgatcacgtgactgtGTGATGcggaaaaatgtgtttccattgcagttatGCCAAATACATTGATtttgatatggctgaaaaaacCACCTAATcctagagggaaaaaaattatatcaaaaCTTTCGAAATGGGCATGTTTCCGTTaagacaatttattttcaaaattcaaatttggGCAATTTTATGGCTAATGGAAAAACAGCTACAGTTTAGATAAAGCCAAACTAATTTGGTTGATTTTTCCATGTATCCCTTGGTGCAGATTACAATCGATAACTGTGTGGAAGTGGAGCGGATTGCCACAGATCTGCTCCTTGAGGATGTTCTGGTGAATATTGGTAAGTTAAGACACGCGACCTTTGTAGCATTTGTGCAGTGAACAACAGGAAAGCCCGCCAtgcaatgttttgtttccaattTATGATTGGTCTTATCAAACCTAGGGAAGTTTGTGGGGCAGAACCTGACTCCGCTGGTGGACTCCGGCCGCTACTTGCAGCTCTCAGAGACCAGCATCGCCAATGCTCTGGCCAGCAACTCGCTGGGCGGTTTCTCAGAGCTGGAGCTCTACCACATCGCCAAGGGGTGGCTGGAGCACGACCCTCCCTCGCGTCACTCCTCCGTCTACGCCCTTATGCGCCACATACGCTTCCCGCTAATGAGCCCCAGTGAACTCATTCAGATCTCtcaggacgaggaggaggagagcgacTCCATGATGCGCTCTGACACCGCCTGCGTGAACCTGCTGCTGGAGGCCAGCAACTACCAGATGATGCCTTACATGCAGCCGGCGCTGCAAACCGAGAGGACACAGATTCGATCGGACTCCACCCACATCCTGGCGCTGGGCGGCGTGATGCGGCAGCAGCTGGTGGTGAGCCGGGAGCTGAGGCTCTACGACGAGAACACTGGCCATTGGAGGGCTCTGAGGCCCATGGAGGTGCCACGTTATCAACACGGCGTGGCTCTTCTGGGAGGCTTTCTCTTTATTGTTGGAGGTGAGGGCATCAAGCTTAACGCTAAGTTGAAGTCATAGTCGGTATTACACTTGAAAATAAGGGCActataaacatttgaaaataaggGCACcttaaaacacagcaacaaacttCAGACCAATCAACACTTTGCACAGAGTTCTGTCGACATAGTTCCATCCAGGCCTGGTATCAAGGTCGGCAGGCAGACGcctctctgcaaacaaaataatgcaattttTGTCACGCATCAATGAGAACAGATTTGTACTTTCGGACAAAGTACATTTGAGCCTCTAGGCTAAGTTTTGAAGCTTAACACCAATTTCCATTGAATTCTTAGGTCAGAGCACATACGACACAAAGGGCAAGACTGCCATAGACAGCGCCTATCGCTACGACCCGCGCTTCGACAAATGGCTTCAGATTGCCTCTCTCAACGAGAAAAGGACCTTTTTCCACCTCAGCRCTCTGAAGGGGAAGCTGTTTGCCGTTGGAGGAAGGAACGCCTCTGGGGAAATCGGTAGGCCCCTAGGCTCAAAATTGTGAGAAATTTCTCGGAAGGAGCGTCCGGTTGTTAGCCTTCAACATCTTCTCTCTTGTCCTTTTGACCAGACACCGTGGAGTGCTACAACCTGAAGAAAAACGAGTGGACCTTTGTGACCAACATGATGGAACCTCATTATGGGCATGCTGGGACCGTTCACGGGGGCCTCATGTACATCTCAGGTGAGAGAACAATGCACAAGGCCAGACAGGGATATCTTTACAGTATTTAAAAGAATGTGTACAGATTTACTTGGTTGCATTTTTGCCTTCTGAAGGATTTCCAACAGGTTTGCAGGAAGTAGCTTACCTGCAGTAAACTGGAGGATCCAGACTTAACAGTAGAGCATACAATTCCCTCCAAAAGTATTGGAACAACAAGGCGAATTCTCTAGTTTTTAAGGggtttcagcttttatttcctgGTATTTATGTGTTGATGTGCTAAGCAACTCAGTAGATAGCGCCTTTTGTTTGAACCCAACCATTTTTCAAGTGATCAAAACTGTGACTGGCAGGTGTTTCTTGTTAAGCAGGTGTTGCCTTTGAGGTCGATTGTTCAAAACATTAAACACCCTTCTTGTTAAAGTGGGTTAACCAACATGAAAACTGGAGAGCTCTTCATAGGGGAAAAACGAGCCAATTAGAAGCTGAGAGAAGTAAAGTAGgaaaaccaatcagagtcaTTGGACAAACATTGGGCATATCAACGATTTGTAATGTCTTGTATCTAGGAGATTTTCTCTCTATCTTTTGCCGGTCTGggaaaaacttaaacttttcctggcagttaaaaatatatatacattaagTACAATTATGGACTTTCACCCACATATGAGGACAATAATTTAGTAGCAGCTTATGGCAACTGAACATTTGTGTTGCTAAACGCTAACAGTGATTGTCATAATGTTCCATTGAATCCACTTGTGATTTCATATGTCCAAAAATGCATGATGCATGATGTTAGCCTTTTTGTGATCTCCTATTTTTACCGTCCATCGTTACTGGTTTCATTATTAGGCCAGCAGATTCTGGGCAGGCTATTTTTGCATCTGACAATTACATCAACGTTTTAGTCACTTCTCCCTGGTTCTCCAAACCGAGATGACTCAAAGCAAGCTTGAGGAATAGCTCCCTGCTTTTCTTGGATGTGTGGAAACGAGTGTAGATGTTTGGTTTTATGAACACTAACAGTTGAGCAGAGGCAATTAGCATTTGTCACCTGCTTTTGTAAGGATACTTCCTGAACGGTTTTGAAATAATAAGAGAGTTTCAGAGCTAAACACAGCTCCTAACGGCGCTCTAGCTCAGGGCCTGTTAAAGTAAGCGACTGAAAGCAGAGCAAAGTCACTGAACCCACAAAATAACACTTCCTTCTATAAATGATCTCTGTGAAAAAATGACTCATCCTGAATGGGGAGAGAGAAAGCCACATAAGTCGTGTTTTATCTGCTCTTGATGCGTTTCCAAAAGGtcaacttcttttctttttttttatagctccACCTCAACAAGAAGcatttgagttttgttttttacaacgTATTCCCAACATTGACAAGACAGCTGATGAAAGCGCTTAATTACAATTCTCTGCACTGATATAATTTCCCCAAAAACTCTCCATGCCACGGTTTTTTGGAGTTATAGGAAACTAGCTCTGGTGGTAAAAGCAAACCAACATTTTATCAGCAGGAGATTTGCTTGACGCAAAATTGACGAGCAAATTAGCTTGTGCAACCATCTAACCGCATTCCCTCACAGGGTCTTTTTCACAGCTGTTAAACCACACAATGCATCTACTTTCCGTCTAAGTGCTGTTCACACGGTTGAGTGCCTCAGGAAAGCAAagcgtgtttgttttttggtttgttcACAAATTAATTTCAGTCTTTTGGCACTGCAGCCGCTTTAAAGAAATCACTCTCTGGTGTCAAATATCTGACTCTGCCACATGAGCAGAGCTCTGTGGCATTCGAGAGACTTCGAGAAGAAAAACCAAGCACGATTGTAGCTGCTGGTGAGCTTTGCAACTTAGAGCTTGGAGGAAACACTACACAAGTATTAAATCTTCCCGTATTTGGTATTTTCTGATAAGAATCAAGTggaagtgttttttctttttgtttggttttgttttttttgtcaggttttgTTAGCTTGTAGATGGCACTCTCTTAGCTGACCTACTTGAAAGCCTGTTCCTGTTTTAGCGGCGCTCTCATAGGCCGCTCTCAACCTGATCTGGGTTTCTTAGCAACCCTTGGACAGGAAAACCACTTCTCGCAATGAGAGCACAGTGTAACCTATAAGTTTCACATGTAGGACTTAGAACCAGGAAGCCCAAAGGCCTGTGGTTAGGGTGGGCCTCCGAAACTCAGCACCTATTTCACTTCTCTCATTTCTGTAGACCTACATGTATGCGTATAGCAAACACTGTGGAAACTTTACCAGGCAAGTTCTGAACGGGGGtgttattatttcctttttcaccatttttttgGATTGATGTTGaaagaaattattacaatttttatCACTTTCTGTCATggtacaaccacaaacgtcaatgtattttttgggggggatttaagggggacctattatgcaaaattaacttcttgtatctttttattgttccatttgggtctcagctgctattgtagcaatattttttttattttttggtgtctagaaaatgagTGGTTTCAAAAACCTCATGATTGTTGAGTCACAATTGATGGGGgactgcaccgttacctagcaaccccaaccgAGTCAATATATCTCATAGCAACCCGCccggttttactgctgtatgcacTGAACAAAAGCTGCTAgagaagaaaagttttttttgttttgttactgcattcttgttggttgtgcagaaggctccacttctgcttttcaaagacaaacggttgtataattgagcatctgtttgcagccattttcatgtacAATTGTTAACGTTGAGTTTGCTGGGAGTGGGCGTGGCCATCAGCAGCttataaagtgacaagaggccctaaaactcctcattctgaaaggagctcaaagtAGGCAGAACTGGCTAAAATCTtcttatctaagaatgattttgtgcaaaaaaatttaatgaacaggTTTTGAAGGCCTATCCTAACGcattcaaggaagcataataggtctcCTTTAATGCAATTGATCAACACggatcaatgtaaaaaaaaaaatttcggctttttttccagtttctttacAAGTTAAAAAATCTGAGATGCTTCAcaaaacttttataaacttttataTTCAGCACCTCGTACTTCATAGAACCAGTTTACGCTGCAACTCTTTTGGTTCTGAGTCTACaaactagaaaaatatttggagCCTTAATTATTTTGACCTAATATGTTTTGCAGAATAACTCATCTATTATGGTTTCTTCCTGTACTTATttatatactgtattttccgcactataaggcgcaccttcaatgaatgggctattttaaaacttttttcatatatatggcgcatagaatagacgcttcagtttaaGGCGCACTggtggcttttgaggaaatttaaggtttttaggtgcgccttatagtgcggaaaatacggtactttcTTTCCATCGTCACATAAACTCTGATAAgactgctaaagaaaagcatccccacagcatcaGGCTTCCACCACCGTGTGTCGGAGAGGCTGCTGTGTGTTCGACAGTGTTAGTTTTCATCGgtgcaacatttttcattttggccTAAAAATTGAATGTTGGTCTCATAAAACCAGAACACCCTCTTCCACAAGTTCTCTGTTTCCCTTTCATGGTTTGTGGCAAAGTGGccttcttttgtctttctgtcaACAATGGCGTTTCTTCAAATGGATTATGTCACCGTAACTATGAGGCCGGTCAAAATAACTGCAGCAAACACACTTATTTTGACAGGCTTATCACAGTGTTAACATATAAGAAGCTTTCAAAAAGCTCTTTATACACTTTAGACAGTGTATAAGGAGCTATACTGAAAACTGCACTGATACTGAAAATAGAAAGAACATAACTTTTGTATTAGTGagcttttctgctgctgtgctgAAAACAACTTATTTTCGAGTCCCTGGGTGACCAGTCAACAATTAAGACGGCAGAAATCTTCCGACTAGCCGTTAGCCGGAGTCTCTGATCTAAATTTGAGATTGTGTTTGAGTACTGTGATGgtaatggaataataataataataataatgcaagaacatattCTCGAAAGTCGATAAATGTTAAATTCTGATGACCATTTAAAAActggaactgggagacatttaAACTgtccagaataaataaaccaagCAACAGAAACGACTAACAGAATGAATTATTGGAGTCTCTGTAAGCAAAAAAAGGCTAGCAGAGATGAAAGCGCCAGAATAAAGAGCAAtatttggtagaaagagagaaaatggaggacaacaataaacttttaaataaatgattatcaTTACGAGCGCCATCTGCTGTAAGCAAACctgacattaaaaaacatctgagCTTTCTCTTCAAAGAAACTAAATCCAATACAACAGAACATAGAAATTAAACTTTACTGCGGTAACGTTATCAGAATAaatttcttaaatattcaatatgatattttttttgctctcatattattaaaataaaataagaaatgggGCAAATTATTAGTCTATCTCGTATCTAATTGCTAATCTGTTSCTTGTCATTTCGTAGTGCATGAGAAAGTGCAGTAGGTGACAGCTTATGAAAAGCAATCTGAGGAAATGCAGCTCGGTCGCTGCGCCTTCTCAGGCCAAACGGAAGCGATACGGCGGCTCGCTATCTGTTGTCTGGAAACCACCAAATAATTAGTGCAAGCTGTAACCCTGCACAAATATTTTCATCCTCATTACAAACACGGATTTTGGCTCGATGTCGAAAACGGTAACAATGGCGTCTATTCTTCAGGGAACTATTAGTCCAATTGATGCTGAAGGCTCATTTCAGCTCCTGcataatcatgtttttttgttgctgttttgaaGGCAAATATTGTGGATGTAAAGTTTTCATCATCTGACACAGTAAATACATCGTCACTGTCTGATCCGTCCCTGAACCTGCTGCACTCTTAATCCAAACTAACTGGAGATGCATCCAtctacttttttcacttccgatataAATATCTGAGGTTcagtaaatggaaaaacatgctaagttgacttaaaatgttactgtaaaaaaaggaaaacaggcattaatttactgaattacaaatttatttgatgactctgcaccagtacagcacatttaaatacaccaatagcttcaaaAGCCTGatcaaatatggaaaaactttaatttgttcagtcagtgcaattagtagccaaagtaaaataaataataaagactctGTTAAACACAACAGGCTGACTATTTTggtcaaaaaataaacaaaacgtcATTGAAATGGTccagaaattaaaatgaggtattctaaatataatgtaaaataaggAATAAAGCATGAAGccgctcagagcacaaagcgtAGAATTAGACTGattagatctgcccttatggattgAGCCCATAAACCTAGGCTGGAATTGCTTTCAATATCGGGatcaatacagatattaatatcagatcggtgcatctctagcCATGAGAGGTTGAgtggctaaagtctttcctctgcctacatctcccagaatgctgcaCGGTTCTGGTTCGCAGATCAGTGAAATGATTAAACATCAGACGTATTAGCTATTGATATTGATCGtgtgtttatcgcaataactgctgttattgatttattgcccagccctattcttacttaaaatattttatgctacagtaaaaataatacagCACCTCACTTGACCGTTTGCAAGGTTTCCCCCTGAAAACTTGCTAAGCACAGGGATTTGGTGACAGAAaggtcattcatccagcagcttgTCGAGTTTTTgaggtaaaaatgtttaaagttgacaggaaatttgaaaatataatttgataaTCATGTGTtgttggaagattaatacctgaacaccaactataaagtgttaatatgcaaatatttttaaaagattttttttaaaaaaagcaatacttagcctggtgggacacaagtaaagcctggtggcccgccaggcttacaaTACATTGTGGGAAACCCTGATTTCTCAGTTTCCAACATGCCACTGGAAAAAtccatattttcattttgagtatTTAGAACCTCTGGTAAGCTTTTGGCTACTTTTGCTGTGGTGACATGAATCTTATTCTCTTCGGTCTCACAGGTGGCATCACCCGCGACACCTTCCAGAAGGAGCTGTGGTGCTACGACCCGGTCGCCGACTCGTGGAGCCGCCGGGCCGACATGATGGAGCTCCGCGGCCTACACTGCATGTGCACGGTGGGGGACCGGCTCTACGTGATGGGTGGCAACCACTTCCGGGGCAGCAGCGACTACGACGACGTGCTGGGCTGCGAGTACTACAGCCCGGACACGGACCAGTGGACGGTGGTGGCGCCGATGCCCCGTGGCCAGAGCGACGTCGGCGTCACGGTCTTCAACGGCCAGATCTACGTGGTCGGGGGTTACTCCTGGAACAGCAGGTGCATGGTGGACATCGTCCAGCGCTACGACCCGGAGCAGGACGCGTGGGACCGAGTATTCAACGTGCTGGAGCCCCTGGGAGGGATCCGGGCCTGCACGATGACCGTTTACGTGCCGGAGGGGTCGGTGGACGAGGCCGAGATACAAGATTGCCCGTTACCCACGGCTAAGAACtgctagccacatgcatcaggCTGCTTTTGGGGGGTTTCCAGCTTACGCCAAAACAGGAAGCAGTGTGGGTTGTGACACAATGGTTTCATGTGCAAACAAAAGCTAGCGAGTGCAGCTTGACACACATGTcgtatttcagttattttctgtcCTTCCCACAACCTGTTAGCCACGTAGCATCTGCTTGTGTTCTCTCTGAAGactctgaataaaaacatggagCTGCCTCGCCAGACACTGAAGACCTCTGCTTTGCAGGTGAACCTTCAGTCGAACCGATTCATCTATTTCCCGGCACAAAGTCGTCAGATTAAAGATTAATAAATCGAGCGAGAGCTGTCTTTGTGGAATGCggctctgtttttctctccaagACCAGCAGCTCGAAGGACTGTACAGATTTGCCAGACTTAAAATAGAgattattgtgtgtgtgttgtgtgcgtgtgtgcgtgtgtgcgtgcgtgcgtgctgaaagaaaaaaaaagccacagagaggtttacttgtgtttttttgagtgGAACGTTTGTAGCTCAGTCATGAGACATCAGTCCCTGCCATGGCTACAAATACCACACATCGTTATCATGTCGTAGCGTTGGAACTTCCTGTCCCCTCATTAATTAGGCCTGTGTGCAAAATCCCTGCTTTCACACTTTGGACCTGTTGAACCGTCAGCTTTTGGCAAGCAATGTTCAGCTAAGAATGTGAGAAAATCCGGACTTGCCGTTGCTTGATGTGAACATGAGGAGACGCGAACAAAGGCCTCAGCTGCCCTGCTGCATTAATCCCACTAGATTACGCTCAGGGAGGGAAAGAGTCTTTCTATTTACTATCAACGGCGACAAGAGTTGAACTTAACAACGTGTGTTGACACGAGATCGTCCTTATCTAAAACCACGctaacacacacgcacacacactgacactCCTGGCTGTCTGACGATTTAACTACCCTTGAATCTTTGTCCTTCACTTCCAGATAAGACAGCAGACAGCTGTGATTATGGCTGCTATGCCAAGGCCTTTTAGCTGCAATGTTGAAAACCAGACTTCTACCTTGGAgctgaaaatcaaaaaaaaaaaaaggaatggaaaaagaaaaagagcttGATTGCCATGGCAGAAGAAATGGCCAAGGCTAATttgatggagagagagaaagKAAGGAAGGAAAGAGTGAAAgaaggacagaaagaaagaatgaaagaggaaagaaagaagggatgacatcaaaacagaaaagaaagaagaaaggaaggaaagtaaaaagaaggaaagaaagaagggaagaaagaTTGGATGACATCAAAACggaaaagaaagaagtaaaaaaagtagaatggaagaagaaagaaaaagaatggaAGAGGAAAGGAAGGACAGGTTGTGCTCTTCACTTTTTCTACTTCCACTCATTTCGAAGTAGAAAACATAAACAGCTGCACCTCAAAAGCTATatgactgaaatgaaaatggatTTATCTCAGCGATTCATTTCAAACATATCCACATAAAAATGTGATCCCATGGAATTGAAAGGACTTCCTCAAACTAACAACTTTCAGCAATAAACATACTTTGCCATAAACCAAAATGTAtgtaatataaatgttttttattattactttggtgagatattctaatcttaaatgttcaaaacagaaataaaggcttgaaaacatcgtCTGTGTGTAAATGATCTATGTAATGTGTTACAGTTGGCGATTTAAGCTACGGATATGAagttttcaataatttattgaatatgattaTGTTTATATAGCATGGCTTAAAGctgaaaagtttcaaaattCAGTTTGCAAATTAtgtaagacaaatatttttttttaaaatcaggtcCTGTTTTGGAGTTGGGCACGTTATCCAAATGttttaatggaaagttaagtggaaggaagacaaaaacaaaacaaacaaaccttcaGAAAATTAGACAGCGCAACTcaggggcttgagcacctgccccttttgctccttgcccccaagtgcccttttgggtaatttttgttgttgtgttgttttggtttggtattatcatttcctaagtcctcttctgacacataataacatgtactaaaattattagtttttttgttggggttttttttttttacaacataataagcaggttacctttgaccttttgcccgtgacgcatgacgcagttccGTCTgtgcagtgagataaggcggctaactggtgCTCAActtagcgaacgttccagattacggaacagtttttggtgaattttaaaaaacgtttttggtgaataaagtggacctgctgcttgtcagatgacggaaaacgttgaagtatcgtttctgcttcagctcggagtcgcggtttaagcagagaggtaatgaaatacaacagacgcTGAcgggcctctgcgtctgcctttctctgaagaaccactgagcgggaggagacagactggtgaggagaaactgctCTTCTCTATCGATTCAGTGtttctatcatacagacattaagctgttgttgatgtgctattagctagctgctagctagcgactttgctagcaaagcaagataactaaaaatcttcttccctgtattgttaatgatatcagtcattcttcagtattgcttatgcaataagggcacatcgcccgtccaaaaccgatcatctcca
Proteins encoded:
- the LOC103477972 gene encoding kelch-like protein 9, which codes for MDNLEGGLGSSLLRKLSSRKSHQRNNSPQPPGDNEHGASGDDSSAGRLSRRLSRLGSRHSSREPPRPPVQPERPPPPPVQQDERIPPPALVLPSAPPPAPAPFPLPLDRPPKRPDKSTKPKLPPRPLSKVFSSYEHGSNVLQGFDIFRGDETLCDVVLVPGDGTEAFPVHRVIMASCSDYFKAMFTGGMREQEMREIKLHGVTKAGLKNIIEFIYTSKVILDMGNLQDTLEAANFLQVMPVLSFCNELLSSEITIDNCVEVERIATDLLLEDVLVNIGKFVGQNLTPLVDSGRYLQLSETSIANALASNSLGGFSELELYHIAKGWLEHDPPSRHSSVYALMRHIRFPLMSPSELIQISQDEEEESDSMMRSDTACVNLLLEASNYQMMPYMQPALQTERTQIRSDSTHILALGGVMRQQLVVSRELRLYDENTGHWRALRPMEVPRYQHGVALLGGFLFIVGGQSTYDTKGKTAIDSAYRYDPRFDKWLQIASLNEKRTFFHLSXLKGKLFAVGGRNASGEIDTVECYNLKKNEWTFVTNMMEPHYGHAGTVHGGLMYISGGITRDTFQKELWCYDPVADSWSRRADMMELRGLHCMCTVGDRLYVMGGNHFRGSSDYDDVLGCEYYSPDTDQWTVVAPMPRGQSDVGVTVFNGQIYVVGGYSWNSRCMVDIVQRYDPEQDAWDRVFNVLEPLGGIRACTMTVYVPEGSVDEAEIQDCPLPTAKNC